In one Trichosurus vulpecula isolate mTriVul1 chromosome 8, mTriVul1.pri, whole genome shotgun sequence genomic region, the following are encoded:
- the MAN2A2 gene encoding alpha-mannosidase 2x isoform X2: MKLKKQVTVCGAAIFCVAVFSLYLMLDRVQHDPTRHQNGGNFPRSQISVLQNRIEQLEQLLEENHEIISHIKDSVLELTANADGPPALLPYHTPNGSWVVPPEPRPSFFSISPQDCQFALGGQGQKTELQMLTVSEELPFDNVDGGVWKQGFDIPYSPHDWDSDNLQVFVVPHSHNDPGWIKTFDKYYTEQTQHILNSMVPKLQEDPRRRFLWAEVSFFAKWWENINAQKRAAVRRLVGNGQLEIATGGWVMPDEANSHYFALIDQLIEGHQWLDKNLGVTPRSGWAVDPFGHSSTMPYLLRRSNLTSMLIQRVHYAVKKHFAATHSLEFMWRQTWDPDASTDIFCHMMPFYSYDVPHTCGPDPKICCQFDFKRLPGGRINCPWKVPPRAITETNVAERAALLLDQYRKKSKLFRSNVLLVPLGDDFRYDKPQEWDAQFFNYQRLFDFLNSQPDLHVQAQFGTLSDYFDALYKKTGVEPGAQPPGFPVLSGDFFSYADREDHYWTGYYTSRPFYKSLDRVLEAHLRGAEILYSLALAHIRHSGMTSQYPLSDYTLLTDARRTLGLFQHHDAITGTAKEAVVVDYGVRLLRSLVSLKQVIINAAHYLVLGDKGAYHFDPNTPFLSMDDTRLTQDALPEQTVIRLDSSPRFVVLFNPLDQERLSVVSLLINSPRIRVLSEEGQPLAVQLSAHWSSATDIVPDVYQVSVPARLPAFGLSILQLHPGLDGRRTLPSSVRIYLHGRQLSVGKHEIFPVRVDEAGTSDFALSNRYMQVWFSGQTGLLKSVKRVDEAQEHRLSTEFLIYGTRTSKDKSGAYLFLPDGEAKPYVSKEPPVLRVTEGPFFSEVVAYYQHMQQVVRLYNLPGVEGLSLDISSLVDIRDHVNKELALRIQTDIESEGTFFTDLNGFQIQPRRYLKKLPLQANFYPMPAMAYIQDSQSRLTLHTAQALGVSSLSNGQLEVILDRRLMQDDNRGLGQGLKDNKRTCNRFRLLLERRTTANKPLSFFSKLASAFRHLVFPRSGSSNQEVQDGRPTSFPSLLSHLTSMHLNTPVMALPVAREQPGGPTLRSFQPLAFSLPCDIHLLNLRTLQAEDDKLPSSETALILHRKGFDCGLEAKNLGFNCTTSQGKVALGSLFQGLDVGFLQPTSLTLLYALGSPSNSMDIHLEPMEISTFRLRLG; the protein is encoded by the exons ATGAAGTTGAAGAAGCAAGTGACAGTGTGTGGGGCGGCCATCTTCTGTGTGGCGGTCTTCTCCCTCTACCTCATGCTAGACCGAGTGCAGCATGATCCCACCCGGCACCAGAATGGTGGCAACTTCCCCCGG AGCCAGATCTCAGTGCTGCAGAACCGAATTGAACAACTGGAACAGCTGCTGGAGGAGAATCATGAGATCATCAGCCACATCAAGGACTCAGTGCTCGAGCTGACAGCCAATGCGGATGGCCCTCCGGCTTTGCTCCCTTACCACACCCCCAATGGCTCCTGGGTGGTACCACCCGAACCCCGGCCTagcttcttttccatttctccccaagACTGCCAGTTTGCTCTAGGGGGGCAGGGACAGAAGACAGAGCTCCAG ATGCTCACGGTGTCAGAGGAGCTGCCCTTTGACAATGTGGATGGTGGGGTGTGGAAGCAGGGCTTTGATATCCCCTACAGCCCCCATGACTGGGACTCAGATAACCTCCAGGTGTTTGTGGTGCCCCATTCCCACAATGACCCAG GCTGGATCAAGACCTTTGACAAGTACTACACAGAACAGACACAACACATCCTTAACAGCATGGTGCCCAAGCTGCAGGAGGACCCACGGCGACGCTTCCTCTGGGCGGAGGTCTCCTTCTTTGCCAAGTGGTGGGAGAACATCAATGCTCAGAAGAGGGCAGCCGTACGAAG gttagtgggaaatggGCAGCTGGAGATAGCAACTGGAGGCTGGGTGATGCCTGATGAAGCCAACTCCCACTACTTCGCATTAATTGACCAGCTCATCGAAGGGCACCAATGGCTGGACAAAAACCTTG GTGTGACCCCACGCTCAGGCTGGGCCGTGGACCCTTTCGGACACAGCTCAACCATGCCTTACCTACTCCGCCGCTCAAACCTAACCAGTATGTTAATTCAGAGAGTGCATTATGCTGTCAAGAAGCACTTTGCTGCTACCCACAGCTTGGAGTTTATGTGGAGACAGACATGGG ACCCAGATGCTAGCACAGACATCTTTTGCCACATGATGCCCTTCTACAGCTATGATGTGCCACACACCTGTGGCCCTGACCCCAAGATCTGCTGCCAGTTTGATTTCAAGCGTTTACCTGGTGGGCGAATCAACTGCCCCTGGAAGGTGCCACCCCGAGCCATCACGGAGACCAATGTGGCTGAGAG GGCAGCCTTGCTTCTGGACCAATACCgaaagaaatccaagctgttTCGAAGCAATGTATTACTGGTGCCGCTTGGTGATGACTTCCGTTATGATAAGCCCCAAGAATGGGATGCCCAGTTCTTCAATTACCAGCGTCTCTTTGACTTCCTCAATAGCCAGCCTGACCTCCATGTGCAG GCACAGTTTGGCACGCTATCTGACTATTTTGATGCCCTGTACAAGAAGACAGGGGTGGAACCTGGTGCCCAGCCTCCAGGTTTTCCTGTATTGAGTGGGGATTTCTTCTCTTACGCTGACCGGGAGGATCACTACTGGACAGGCTATTACACTTCCAGGCCTTTCTACAAGAGTCTGGACCGGGTCCTAGAGGCCCATCTGCG GGGCGCAGAGATCCTGTACAGTCTGGCACTTGCTCACATCCGGCATTCTGGCATGACCAGTCAGTACCCACTGTCAGACTACACTCTGCTGACTGATGCCCGTCGCACCCTAGGTCTCTTCCAGCATCACGATGCCATCACTGGTACTGCCAAGGAGGCAGTGGTGGTGGACTACGGGGTCAG GCTCCTGCGTTCTCTTGTGAGCCTGAAACAGGTTATCATCAATGCTGCTCACTACCTGGTGTTGGGGGACAAAGGAGCCTACCATTTTGATCCCAATACACCTTTCCTCAGCATG GATGACACACGCTTAACCCAGGATGCCCTGCCTGAGCAGACTGTGATTCGGCTGGATTCTTCCCCTCG GTTTGTGGTTCTGTTCAACCCTTTGGATCAGGAGAGGCTCAGTGTTGTCTCTTTGCTTATTAACTCTCCCCGGATCCGGGTCCTCTCTGAGGAGGGCCAGCCCTTGGCCGTGCAGCTCAGTGCCCACTGGAGCTCTGCCACTGACATTGTACCTGATGTCTACCAG GTATCTGTGCCAGCCCGCTTACCTGCCTTCGGTCTCAGCATCCTGCAGTTGCATCCAGGCCTAGATGGGCGCCGCACTCTGCCCTCCTCTGTGCGTATCTACCTGCATGGCCGCCAGCTGTCTGTCGGCAAGCATGAGATCTTCCCCGTGCGTGTCGATGAGGCTGGGACCAGTGACTTTGCCCTCAGCAATCGCTACATGCAAGTCTGGTTCTCGGGCCAAACTGGGCTCCTCAAG AGCGTCAAAAGGGTGGATGAAGCACAGGAGCATCGATTAAGTACTGAGTTCCTCATCTACGGCACTCGAACCTCCAAAGACAAGAGTGGCGCCTACCTCTTCCTGCCTGATGGCGAGGCCAAG CCCTATGTCTCCAAGGAGCCCCCCGTGCTTCGGGTCACTGAAGGCCCCTTCTTCTCAGAGGTCGTTGCCTATTACCAACATATGCAGCAAGTGGTTCGGCTCTACAACCTGCCGG GGGTCGAGGGCCTCTCCTTAGATATCTCCTCTCTCGTGGACATCCGAGATCATGTAAATAAGGAGTTGGCACTTCGTATCCAGACAGACATTGAAAGTGAAGGCACCTTCTTCACAGACCTCAATGGCTTCCAG ATACAGCCCCGTCGGTATCTGAAGAAGCTTCCACTGCAGGCCAACTTTTACCCCATGCCAGCCATGGCCTACATCCAGGATAGCCAGAGCCGCCTCACCCTGCACACCGCTCAAGCCCTAGGAGTCTCCAGCCTGAGCAACG gCCAGTTGGAAGTTATCCTAGACAGACGCTTGATGCAGGATGACAACCGGGGCCTAGGCCAAGGGCTAAAAGATAACAAGAGAACCTGTAACCGGTTTCGCCTGCTGTTGGAGCGACGTACCACTGCCAATAAG CCACTTAGCTTCTTTTCCAAACTGGCCTCTGCATTTAGGCATTTGGTCTTTCCCCGCAGCGGGAGCAGCAACCAAGAG GTGCAAGATGGTCGCCCAACCAGCTTTCCATCTCTTCTTAGCCACCTGACTTCCATGCACCTAAACACACCAGTGATGGCCCTACCCGTGGCCAGGGAGCAGCCTGGAGGCCCCACCTTACGCTCATTTCAGCCCTTGGCCTTCTCACTTCCCTGTGACATTCACCTGCTCAACTTGAGAACCCTCCAAGCTGAG GATGACAAACTACCCTCATCAGAGACTGCGCTCATTCTACACCGAAAAGGTTTTGACTGTGGCCTGGAAGCCAAGAACTTGGGTTTCAACTGTACCACAAGTCAAGGCAAG GTGGCCCTGGGGAGCCTTTTCCAAGGGTTGGACGTGGGCTTCCTGCAGCCCACTTCACTGACATTGCTCTACGCGCTGGGCTCACCCTCTAACAGCATGGACATCCACTTGGAGCCCATGGAGATCTCCACCTTTCGCCTCCGCCTGGGCTAG
- the MAN2A2 gene encoding alpha-mannosidase 2x isoform X1, with protein sequence MKLKKQVTVCGAAIFCVAVFSLYLMLDRVQHDPTRHQNGGNFPRSQISVLQNRIEQLEQLLEENHEIISHIKDSVLELTANADGPPALLPYHTPNGSWVVPPEPRPSFFSISPQDCQFALGGQGQKTELQMLTVSEELPFDNVDGGVWKQGFDIPYSPHDWDSDNLQVFVVPHSHNDPGWIKTFDKYYTEQTQHILNSMVPKLQEDPRRRFLWAEVSFFAKWWENINAQKRAAVRRLVGNGQLEIATGGWVMPDEANSHYFALIDQLIEGHQWLDKNLGVTPRSGWAVDPFGHSSTMPYLLRRSNLTSMLIQRVHYAVKKHFAATHSLEFMWRQTWDPDASTDIFCHMMPFYSYDVPHTCGPDPKICCQFDFKRLPGGRINCPWKVPPRAITETNVAERAALLLDQYRKKSKLFRSNVLLVPLGDDFRYDKPQEWDAQFFNYQRLFDFLNSQPDLHVQAQFGTLSDYFDALYKKTGVEPGAQPPGFPVLSGDFFSYADREDHYWTGYYTSRPFYKSLDRVLEAHLRGAEILYSLALAHIRHSGMTSQYPLSDYTLLTDARRTLGLFQHHDAITGTAKEAVVVDYGVRLLRSLVSLKQVIINAAHYLVLGDKGAYHFDPNTPFLSMDDTRLTQDALPEQTVIRLDSSPRFVVLFNPLDQERLSVVSLLINSPRIRVLSEEGQPLAVQLSAHWSSATDIVPDVYQVSVPARLPAFGLSILQLHPGLDGRRTLPSSVRIYLHGRQLSVGKHEIFPVRVDEAGTSDFALSNRYMQVWFSGQTGLLKSVKRVDEAQEHRLSTEFLIYGTRTSKDKSGAYLFLPDGEAKPYVSKEPPVLRVTEGPFFSEVVAYYQHMQQVVRLYNLPGVEGLSLDISSLVDIRDHVNKELALRIQTDIESEGTFFTDLNGFQIQPRRYLKKLPLQANFYPMPAMAYIQDSQSRLTLHTAQALGVSSLSNGQLEVILDRRLMQDDNRGLGQGLKDNKRTCNRFRLLLERRTTANKVQDGRPTSFPSLLSHLTSMHLNTPVMALPVAREQPGGPTLRSFQPLAFSLPCDIHLLNLRTLQAEDDKLPSSETALILHRKGFDCGLEAKNLGFNCTTSQGKVALGSLFQGLDVGFLQPTSLTLLYALGSPSNSMDIHLEPMEISTFRLRLG encoded by the exons ATGAAGTTGAAGAAGCAAGTGACAGTGTGTGGGGCGGCCATCTTCTGTGTGGCGGTCTTCTCCCTCTACCTCATGCTAGACCGAGTGCAGCATGATCCCACCCGGCACCAGAATGGTGGCAACTTCCCCCGG AGCCAGATCTCAGTGCTGCAGAACCGAATTGAACAACTGGAACAGCTGCTGGAGGAGAATCATGAGATCATCAGCCACATCAAGGACTCAGTGCTCGAGCTGACAGCCAATGCGGATGGCCCTCCGGCTTTGCTCCCTTACCACACCCCCAATGGCTCCTGGGTGGTACCACCCGAACCCCGGCCTagcttcttttccatttctccccaagACTGCCAGTTTGCTCTAGGGGGGCAGGGACAGAAGACAGAGCTCCAG ATGCTCACGGTGTCAGAGGAGCTGCCCTTTGACAATGTGGATGGTGGGGTGTGGAAGCAGGGCTTTGATATCCCCTACAGCCCCCATGACTGGGACTCAGATAACCTCCAGGTGTTTGTGGTGCCCCATTCCCACAATGACCCAG GCTGGATCAAGACCTTTGACAAGTACTACACAGAACAGACACAACACATCCTTAACAGCATGGTGCCCAAGCTGCAGGAGGACCCACGGCGACGCTTCCTCTGGGCGGAGGTCTCCTTCTTTGCCAAGTGGTGGGAGAACATCAATGCTCAGAAGAGGGCAGCCGTACGAAG gttagtgggaaatggGCAGCTGGAGATAGCAACTGGAGGCTGGGTGATGCCTGATGAAGCCAACTCCCACTACTTCGCATTAATTGACCAGCTCATCGAAGGGCACCAATGGCTGGACAAAAACCTTG GTGTGACCCCACGCTCAGGCTGGGCCGTGGACCCTTTCGGACACAGCTCAACCATGCCTTACCTACTCCGCCGCTCAAACCTAACCAGTATGTTAATTCAGAGAGTGCATTATGCTGTCAAGAAGCACTTTGCTGCTACCCACAGCTTGGAGTTTATGTGGAGACAGACATGGG ACCCAGATGCTAGCACAGACATCTTTTGCCACATGATGCCCTTCTACAGCTATGATGTGCCACACACCTGTGGCCCTGACCCCAAGATCTGCTGCCAGTTTGATTTCAAGCGTTTACCTGGTGGGCGAATCAACTGCCCCTGGAAGGTGCCACCCCGAGCCATCACGGAGACCAATGTGGCTGAGAG GGCAGCCTTGCTTCTGGACCAATACCgaaagaaatccaagctgttTCGAAGCAATGTATTACTGGTGCCGCTTGGTGATGACTTCCGTTATGATAAGCCCCAAGAATGGGATGCCCAGTTCTTCAATTACCAGCGTCTCTTTGACTTCCTCAATAGCCAGCCTGACCTCCATGTGCAG GCACAGTTTGGCACGCTATCTGACTATTTTGATGCCCTGTACAAGAAGACAGGGGTGGAACCTGGTGCCCAGCCTCCAGGTTTTCCTGTATTGAGTGGGGATTTCTTCTCTTACGCTGACCGGGAGGATCACTACTGGACAGGCTATTACACTTCCAGGCCTTTCTACAAGAGTCTGGACCGGGTCCTAGAGGCCCATCTGCG GGGCGCAGAGATCCTGTACAGTCTGGCACTTGCTCACATCCGGCATTCTGGCATGACCAGTCAGTACCCACTGTCAGACTACACTCTGCTGACTGATGCCCGTCGCACCCTAGGTCTCTTCCAGCATCACGATGCCATCACTGGTACTGCCAAGGAGGCAGTGGTGGTGGACTACGGGGTCAG GCTCCTGCGTTCTCTTGTGAGCCTGAAACAGGTTATCATCAATGCTGCTCACTACCTGGTGTTGGGGGACAAAGGAGCCTACCATTTTGATCCCAATACACCTTTCCTCAGCATG GATGACACACGCTTAACCCAGGATGCCCTGCCTGAGCAGACTGTGATTCGGCTGGATTCTTCCCCTCG GTTTGTGGTTCTGTTCAACCCTTTGGATCAGGAGAGGCTCAGTGTTGTCTCTTTGCTTATTAACTCTCCCCGGATCCGGGTCCTCTCTGAGGAGGGCCAGCCCTTGGCCGTGCAGCTCAGTGCCCACTGGAGCTCTGCCACTGACATTGTACCTGATGTCTACCAG GTATCTGTGCCAGCCCGCTTACCTGCCTTCGGTCTCAGCATCCTGCAGTTGCATCCAGGCCTAGATGGGCGCCGCACTCTGCCCTCCTCTGTGCGTATCTACCTGCATGGCCGCCAGCTGTCTGTCGGCAAGCATGAGATCTTCCCCGTGCGTGTCGATGAGGCTGGGACCAGTGACTTTGCCCTCAGCAATCGCTACATGCAAGTCTGGTTCTCGGGCCAAACTGGGCTCCTCAAG AGCGTCAAAAGGGTGGATGAAGCACAGGAGCATCGATTAAGTACTGAGTTCCTCATCTACGGCACTCGAACCTCCAAAGACAAGAGTGGCGCCTACCTCTTCCTGCCTGATGGCGAGGCCAAG CCCTATGTCTCCAAGGAGCCCCCCGTGCTTCGGGTCACTGAAGGCCCCTTCTTCTCAGAGGTCGTTGCCTATTACCAACATATGCAGCAAGTGGTTCGGCTCTACAACCTGCCGG GGGTCGAGGGCCTCTCCTTAGATATCTCCTCTCTCGTGGACATCCGAGATCATGTAAATAAGGAGTTGGCACTTCGTATCCAGACAGACATTGAAAGTGAAGGCACCTTCTTCACAGACCTCAATGGCTTCCAG ATACAGCCCCGTCGGTATCTGAAGAAGCTTCCACTGCAGGCCAACTTTTACCCCATGCCAGCCATGGCCTACATCCAGGATAGCCAGAGCCGCCTCACCCTGCACACCGCTCAAGCCCTAGGAGTCTCCAGCCTGAGCAACG gCCAGTTGGAAGTTATCCTAGACAGACGCTTGATGCAGGATGACAACCGGGGCCTAGGCCAAGGGCTAAAAGATAACAAGAGAACCTGTAACCGGTTTCGCCTGCTGTTGGAGCGACGTACCACTGCCAATAAG GTGCAAGATGGTCGCCCAACCAGCTTTCCATCTCTTCTTAGCCACCTGACTTCCATGCACCTAAACACACCAGTGATGGCCCTACCCGTGGCCAGGGAGCAGCCTGGAGGCCCCACCTTACGCTCATTTCAGCCCTTGGCCTTCTCACTTCCCTGTGACATTCACCTGCTCAACTTGAGAACCCTCCAAGCTGAG GATGACAAACTACCCTCATCAGAGACTGCGCTCATTCTACACCGAAAAGGTTTTGACTGTGGCCTGGAAGCCAAGAACTTGGGTTTCAACTGTACCACAAGTCAAGGCAAG GTGGCCCTGGGGAGCCTTTTCCAAGGGTTGGACGTGGGCTTCCTGCAGCCCACTTCACTGACATTGCTCTACGCGCTGGGCTCACCCTCTAACAGCATGGACATCCACTTGGAGCCCATGGAGATCTCCACCTTTCGCCTCCGCCTGGGCTAG